One Bombina bombina isolate aBomBom1 chromosome 5, aBomBom1.pri, whole genome shotgun sequence DNA segment encodes these proteins:
- the LOC128659962 gene encoding septin-7, producing the protein MAQQKNLEGYVGFANLPNQVYRKSVKRGFEYTLMVVGESGLGKSTLINSLFLTDLYAPDYPGPSHRIKKTVQVEQSKVLIKEGGVQLLLTIVDIPGFGDAVDNSNCWQPVIDYIDSKFEDYLNAESRVNRRQMPDNRVQCCLYFIAPSGHGLKPLDIEFMKRLHEKVNIIPLIAKADTLTPEECQQFKKQIMKEIQEHKIKIYEFPETDDEEENKLVKKIKDRLPLAVVGSNTTIEVNGKRVRGRQYPWGVAEVENSEHCDFTILRNMLIRTHMQDLKDVTNNVHYENYRSRKLAAVTYNGVDNNKNKGQLTKFDTVEGMSPLAQMEEERREHVAKMKKMEMEMEQVFEMKVKEKVQKLKDSEAELQRRHEQMKKNLEAQHKELEEKRRQFEEEKLNWEAQQRILEQQNSSRTLEKNKKKGKIF; encoded by the coding sequence ATGGCTCAACAGAAGAACCTTGAAGGCTATGTGGGGTTTGCCAATCTCCCAAACCAGGTGTACAGGAAATCTGTGAAGAGGGGATTTGAATATACACTAATGGTAGTCGGTGAGTCTGGTCTGGGGAAGTCAACACTCATCAATTCACTATTCTTAACGGATTTATATGCTCCGGATTATCCTGGTCCCTCACACCGAATTAAAAAAACTGTTCAGGTTGAACAGTCAAAAGTTTTAATCAAAGAGGGAGGAGTACAGTTACTTCTAACAATAGTAGACATACCAGGATTTGGCGACGCGGTGGATAATAGCAACTGTTGGCAGCCAGTCATTGATTACATTGACAGTAAATTTGAAGATTATTTAAATGCAGAATCTCGTGTGAACAGACGTCAGATGCCAGACAACCGCGTGCAGTGCTGCCTATACTTCATTGCTCCATCAGGGCACGGATTGAAGCCATTGGACATAGAGTTCATGAAACGTTTGCATGAAAAAGTCAACATCATTCCACTCATTGCCAAAGCTGACACCCTCACACCAGAAGAAtgccagcaatttaaaaaacaGATAATGAAAGAAATCCAGGAGCACAAAATCAAGATCTACGAGTTTCCAGAAACAGATGACGAAGAAGAAAATAAACTGGTGAAAAAAATAAAGGACCGTTTACCTCTTGCTGTGGTGGGTAGTAACACGACTATAGAAGTCAATGGCAAGAGAGTAAGAGGAAGACAGTATCCCTGGGGAGTGGCAGAAGTTGAAAACAGTGAGCACTGTGATTTTACTATTCTGCGAAACATGTTGATAAGAACCCATATGCAGGATCTTAAGGATGTCACCAATAACGTACATTATGAGAATTACAGGAGCAGAAAATTGGCAGCAGTGACTTATAATGGTGttgataacaataaaaacaaaggtcAGCTAACGAAATTTGACACAGTTGAAGGCATGAGCCCTCTGGCTCAGATGGAAGAGGAGAGAAGGGAACACGTGGCCAAAATGAAGAAAATGGAGATGGAAATGGAACAAGTTTTTGAAATGAAGGTCAAAGAAAAAGTTCAGAAACTAAAGGACTCCGAGGCTGAGCTTCAGCGACGCCATGAACAAATGAAAAAGAACTTGGAAGCTCAGCACAAGGAACTCGAAGAGAAACGACGTCAGTTTGAGGAAGAAAAGTTAAACTGGGAAGCTCAACAACGCATACTGGAACAGCAGAATTCTTCCAGGACTTTGGAGAAAAACAAGAAGAAAGGaaagatattttaa